The DNA region TGCACACTGGTTCAATTAATTCTTTTCGCAAGAGAACACTTTAAAAGGAATACTGTTTTTTTCGCACATATGAAGGATTCTTGGAAAAAACagctttgtcttttttcacatcTGATTTGTGCAAATACCTGTGAAGGGTCCAACAGCCAGGGAAGAAATTAGTTTCCTTCAGTGCCCAACGAGAATAGAGCCCATGAAAGAGTTTTCCACTCTGGGAGACACAGCTTGTGTTGCATTAAAATATGCAAGAgatgttaaaaacatttatgaaaTGATTCACTCAGTGTGTTTCCATTTTCTTCAGTTCAGTAAATAGTTGTTTTTGCCTTAACTGTTCCTTACAGTTACTGGGGTATTGACTTGTTCCATCCTGTCTACAGGGGTTAAATGTGTAACTGTAGAACTTTGAAGTCTACGGGCAATGTCTTTTCATATAAGGGACCATTTGTTTTACAAACTCAGTCATTCTAAAtatgaaaatcaaaatatagACCCGCCTGGATTAGATTTGTCTTAAACTACCCACTGCAGAGATATGGAGGATTTTTACAACACAGGCAATTCTTCAACTGTTTTTGTTGAAAACCACTAATGAAAAGTGGCAGAAAAACGAAACTGCAAGTACAACTTGTACATTGTGTGAGTATCAGCTGCATTCCTCCTTGCTGTAATGTTTTTGAAAGAGGGGGCTTAAGagagtcaaattaaaaacacatttgagtgGAGACCACTGCCTTCACTGTAAGACAGCAAAGATCAGGTGTAGCCTCATCTTAAATCGGGAGAAGACAAGTTGCtttgaaaaaatctaaattgaaatgtttaatttttgccTTTTGTATGTATAAGACATTTAATTGGCCAATAGAGAAGTAAAGAAACGAATGGATGACTGTGCTGGGATTGACATTATATGGTATATCATAGATCCTATATCTTGCATCGTACACCACACATCACACAACATACATCATACAACACACATCATACATCAAGATCAGTCACTCAACTTTTTTGTTGTCGCTGATCGCTTGTTTTCATCAGGGCAATCAACTGTTGTGGGCAGGCATCTGACAAACCTACTGTTTCCTACTGAGCTGCAGGGAAATTATGGGATGGGTGTAATGGATGCAATTGCTATCAAACAGCTTGCAGAGAAGTCTCCTGTGTAGCCCCTGCAAACACATATGAAAAATCAGCTTTCATAAAAGATGAAGAGAGCTATTTCAGCTGTGGGCACTGTTGTGTGTTTGCGTGACCCTTTGCGTTATATGACTTttccagattaaaaaaatatatcatctatgtttttttatagCATCTAAGACAACACAGAATAATTCTACACATATCAGGGtttagaaattaattaatttgctttaatttttCTTGCCTGTGAAAATAAGGTTCACTTTGCATTATTGGtatgattaatttaaaacagctgTTCTTCTGTGGGATAATTCATGTGTGAATGGCACAGACTGTATATACATAGACACAAATGCCTTACATTACATAGAAATACTACTGTACAGATACAGGAATCAAAGCTCTCAAACTTATTAATAGGACAGAAGCTCAAAGTGATTTGTAGGCCTTTATATGTGTAATACATTTATCAAggagaaatgttattttatagaCTCATCTACACTGTCTGAACAAGCAAGCAAAGTAGGCTGGAAAAGGAGCTGTTCTCATTGAATTTCAATTCAGAAAGCTTCCAAATGATTTCTGATTCCAGTCATGCAACATACAAGAATATCACAAAGTAATACAATTTCATTGGCTCCAAAACAAGAACAAAGTTTCTACAAAGTAGTACTAGTAAATTTTAATAACACCAGAGGGAGCTGTTTACTAAAGAAAACCAGGTCCTGTTCACCATCAGAAAGGTTGCCCAGTACAGAAATAAACCAGAGCAAACCCAGGCTGACCTTGGGGAActttcaaactccacacagaaggtgtaCCCATCTGGGATTGAATCCAAGACCCCCACATATCTTTGAAGCTGCAGCTTTTAAATACCATGCTGCTGTTCTGCCCAATCTCATTCCCCTAGGTCTAAATTGATAACAGCTGTCAAAAAGGACCACCGAAACATTACCGCAAATGGCAGTTGACAGACATCCTGTTCTTAGCCCTTTATGGGGGGGGTGGAGAGCCTTCTAAAGTTGACTTCTTTATGAAtttcctttttatacatttGAAGGCAGTTTACGCAGACAGGATTGCCTTCAGGAATTACAGAGCTCTCTCTGTACCATAGTAGGTTTTGGGTCTTGCACAGAAATTCTCTGGGGTTTTCTTACATGTTTAGTCCCAACCAAATACAAGGAGGGAAACATTGAGTGTTATAGTGAATGGcataaaaaaatccatattGTCATTCTAATCCTGTTCCCAAAGAGGTTAAGGAATGGATTATTTATCAGTAAGACTGTTGTAACTTTGGCAATCTTGTTTGTATCTGGTTGGAATGATTCCCTGAGGTtgtggcatcattgtcctgttaATTGAATCATTGATACAAATCTTATTTTGGTGTAACTGTATTCATAACCAAGACTGTACGATCTAACATAAGCACCATATTGTGCTGGGTTTGTTTCCAGAGCAATGAAGTTGAAACTGACCTTGCTGCTACCCCAGAAGACGAGGGTGCGAGTGCTGTCTCCCAGCTTGCAAGAAAGGTAAGGATAGTGGTTAATCACAATCTGAAACACCGGCAGCTCTATTTAAAACACTGCAATAAAATGATATAAATGatctttatttataaaacatctCCACTCCACTCTTAGCACTGACTGTATAGCCACTCAAGATGATGTATAATGCATAGAATCCCTATGGCATTGTATATAAGTAATTAtgcaagtaattattattattaagaagtaATAATCAAATATTAATCAAAAGTAATAATAAGGTATATGAAATTAAGAGCAGCAAATGAATCAGGTCTTGTAATTTCTTTGAAATGAGATTCCAACTGAATCTAAAAGCATAAAAACAGGTCCTGTCTCTCGCAATTTGTAGTCCGATCCtggacacacatactgtaagagccTGGCATCAGTGAGCTAACGTTTAAGTCTGGGAGCATAATTAAACCAAAAATCAGTAAGGAAGAAAGGGGAGAGTCATTTAAGATCTTGGGCATGAAAAATAAGATATTGAAATCACACACACCACTGCCTGGCGGCTCAGCTGAAAGAATGAGGTTGGACTGAACTGTGTGTCCTATCCTGCCAAGCTGCTCTTTGCAGAGGCCCAACATGTTATTCTGTGAGTGTTCCTAAATTTTAGGCTGGAGGGAATACTACTGCAAAACATTGATATAGATACCTTTAAGAAAGGGTATTTTAGCTGCTTCTTATTGAACAATGTACTGCTATTGTATAACTTTCTGCATGCATGCTAATAGTATAATAGACAAGGGTGTTGCCTTGCTGGGCCCCACTACCCTGTGCCTCAGTAAACCTGAGTATATTGATGCATTTTAGATGTTACTCTAACTGCAGTGCTCACCCTAATGctaaacacatttctatacaTTACTGTACCCAGGCACGTTAAGTAACTTTGATTTTTGAACTAGCAAATAAAAACGTTGTAATATTTCTGTTCTCTATAGCCTATAGTAACTATAGTTCTCTCAGAAGGTCTGCTGCAACCCTTGAGGTATTGCTGCTAAAACTACAGTCAACGTTGGTTCAGAAGGCTGGTGAAGCACCAGTACAGAGCCACGGGACCTGCTGGAGAGCAGTGGTAGACCAGATGGAAAGAGGAGCTGCAcaatgtttatttaataaagGCTCTTATTGCATTACAATGTCAGTCGGGCCTCCATTTTGGCAGACTCTTCCCCGGAGCTATTGCAGTAGCTGAATCAGCACAGTCACTAAAACCTTTCTTACTTCAGGAAACAGAAAATCCATTAAATAGCAGACCTATTGCAATACCATAGAACAtttgaaacactgaaaacatgtatCTCTTTAGGGAGCACAAAACACTCATTTAGCTCTTTACTGAAGCCAAATTCCATAAAAAAGATATCATTCATATGGATTAATTATTGAAATCTGCAGTAGCCTGCACAATGGAGTCCAGGTTAGGAAATACCATAGGGCTTATCACCAGTAACAGGCCGAGAGCGCGGTGTGGAACCTGCATGGTCCCAGTCAGAAAACGGAGAAGGACCACCTGTTGCTTTCTGCTCAGATGCAGGGTGCTGGTGCCAAAGGCTGGAAGAGCATGTCTGCGCTGTTCAGCAGGGAGGACGAACACAAGCTCCTGGCGTCCGAGAGCCAACCCGCGGCGGACCAGTGAGTACAATatgagcggtggctctgtggctaaggatctgcacctgtggctgaaaggttgccggttcaaatcccacagctggcagaggaatcctactccattgggttcctgagcaaggcccttaaccccaactgctccaggggtgctgtacaatggctgaccctgtgctctgaccccaggctctctccctatctgtgtgtctcatggatagcaagctggggtatgtgaaaagataattcctaatgcaggaaattgtgaagggttaataaagtaatgttatataATAACCATAGTAATTATATTGTACAATCGGAAGTCCTTACTGTTTAGGAATGACTTATTGTTGTAATAGTCATTCCACAACATACGCACACTTATACACTGTGTTTAGTAGCAGTGCATGATTCTATGATAGTACTGTACTCATTTACTTGaagatgttttcttgttccttccATTTTCACTCAGATTATGTACAGTCTGATGCAGTTGCTATGAGTAACACTAAAAGGTTATCCATTGAAGCTTTTTAGCACCATggataaaaaaagtattttttgtatttcattaatatgagataaatatttgcatttacaTGAGATAACATTGCATTAACAATAGATCAATTTGGCGTTTATACAAGATAACATCGCTTAAAATGTGATAATTAATTGGTGAACAATATAACtatattaatacagtatcttgCAAGATCTATGCAATAATATTGTCCCAAGCAAAGTAACATGACCTTAACATCAGAAGAACATCGTCACACTTATCTTTGTGCAAATAAATTGATCTAAAGGAGCATGTGTACTGTCTATTGCGTACAAGAAGTAGAACACCCTGTGACTGAGCATTCCTGGGAAGTATGCCTGTCTTTTTCACCATTTCTGTGAGAAGCACAACTGACATGGGTTTACAAACGTGTGTTTTTTTACCTGAGAAACTGCAGGaacgtgtactgtacataggttGTTGCCTTCTCTTTAAACATTGGACGGAATACATTTATGATGACTTGAAAGTCGGACTTAGACCTGCTGTTGACTtactgttgctgttattgttgatCAGCTTTGAATCTTTAGGCACAAAAAACCTCAAAAGCTTTTAGACTATGCTTACATCAAATACACTTGTATATGGCAGTTCAACCCATCTGTGTGTGAGCCAAATGATGGTTCTCCACTGTGCACAGTTTTCATAGAAACGTGTGAAAAGGCCAAATGGTTTTATAAGCAACCCTGTTTCAAATTTGACTAATGAGGTCACAATAACAGTTAATGGCCTCTTATTAACTGGGGGCCTCCCTAATTTTCTCTCATAGGGGATCTTTACTAAGCTCACTGTTTGCTAGTAAGATGCTAAACCATGATAAGGAATTGTCTTTGAAGTACGCATTTagcatttaaaagaaattcagTGTATATGAAGGTCAGCTTCAACTTTGAAACTGAGCTGTTAAACACAGCCTCCCTTGTTCTGAAAGCTCTTTGTTGACGGGAACAATTTTTagcttgttgttttttaagaTATTGCACATTCTTCTGCCCGTGGTCACAAGCAAGCACACAACACACCGATGAAGGCCTGCCGAGCTTCAAAGAGTCTCGTAAAATcagaagtgtttttcagcaaaaaatgAAGCAGAGACCCGTGCTTGTTGTTTTAATCGCTCTCTGAGCCCTGCAGCTCATCACGTGGATCCTACTGACGGATCCGGTGTGGCACAGAACAAACAGTATGAGGAATTTTTCAGCCCCGATGTGTTCATTATTGTCTTCCAGCCCATTGGCACCGAAACAGGAGGAGCCTCGTCCGAACAAGAGGGCCACGGGATTCTGGGATAGCTTCGCGACCAAGTGGCAGCAGCAGTCCGCCGCAATGAAGGAGGCCGAGAGCGAGCTCGCGGGCGAGGCGGTGCCCGAGGACGCCGGGTCAACCCCGGAGGAAGGGGGGATAGAGGAGGGGGAGAGCAACAACTCCACCAAGTACACAACACTGGGAGGGGCCGAGGACACGGGCTTCAAGTGGAACTTTGTGACCAGCAAGCTGGCTGAGCTGAAGAGCAAGAGCCAGGCAAAGACCAACTAGCCAGCGACAAGGAAGAGAAAACTAGGAGACCCACAAAACCCCCCTCCTTTTCCCCATCCTCCAAACACCAGGCTGGTTTCCTGCGTGGAGGCCCTTATGCAGTTTACTGTGGTAAAATCAGAGTAAAGTGtagtaaagcacagtgaaatGATGCTGAAAGCATGGTAAAGCACAAAGCAAGCCATGGAAACTCAAAGCAAAGCATAGCTGAATCCATACGAGCATTGGGAAAGCTAGAGATTTACCATAGTAAACGTGTGTAAGGGCCATGCCACCTTTTGACATAAAGGCTGACTGGTGCAGTAGTCTCAGGTGATTGACAAGACTGTCTCTTATATAGTCTCAGGGCAAGATGCCTCTTATCTGACGTTTTAATCTGTGAAACAATAACATATTTAGGGAAAGAATTACTGCATTTTGGACACTCTTTCTACTAATACAGAAAATGGTTACCAGCATTTCTccaggaaggaaaaaaacagtaaaaagagaAAGTGGATTTGTCAAAAATGCAGCTTTTCTTTTGCTGCTCAGATAAAGGAGCACAGGAGAACAGTTAGCTGTGATGGTGGTCTGTCAGCTCTGTATTGATATAGGAGGGAGTGGGGGAACCCAAATCTTTCCTataaaagacaataaaaatgaTGGCAACATGGGGGGTGAGTAAAGTAAATATTCAGACAGGAGTTTGAAAGAGAAAGGCAAGGGGATTTGTGCTGAACTACTATTCAGATGCAGTTGACGTGTAACTACTTACAGAGGGTATGTGTAAATTCAGACCCAAatgtgacacatactgtatgacatacCTGTAGACATTCCTGCACTGTGGATTTAGGGTCTTTTATTGAAATGGTAATGACAGGGAACCACTGCTGTACTTATTATTGCTGTGTTTTAATTGAAATGGCACAGTGAGTAGATACAACATCATAGGGGGTCTGCTATTGttcgttttttttgtttcttgtatttttctctttgttttgctACTTCCTCTCTGGTGTTTTCTTGAACTCACTACAGCCCTCTTTCATCCGCAGGAACCTGTAGCAATAAGAAGTCACCCACAGTCACTTCCGGGCAGCTGGGGCCCAACTCTGTCCTCTGTTGCAGTGGTCTTTTTTCACCCCAGCACCTTATTGGTATAATTTTATCGTTAGAACAAGGCTAAAAATAGTATTTCTGACTTTCCAaatattgtttctttgtttctggttataaaaatgttgCCTGAATACCTTATTCACCCAGTAGTGAAGAGTGTCTGtaaatttagaataaaatgtactgtaccaaagATATCATGAAGTCTTTCTTGCACAATTGCATGACAAACAGTTACTTCTAAACTAATTTTACTTCTCAACTACTTTGTGAAACCAGCCTTTTCTCCACAGACAGTGGGGCTGCCAAAATCGTGTCACACTGACTTTATTGTGAAAAGcattgtgtttcttgaaaataagATACAGCATCCCTAGATAGCAAGGGAGTGCAGGACATCATAACCTGGCTATCAGagtctgagacttgctgtgaacAGTCGGATGCTGCACTCCCACTGGTCTcctctgcttctgtctgtgataCTCAACACCTTTCAAATCAACATGGAATGGGCACATGACACTGCAGATGGTTGCTTCTTGATGAGGTTTTCTGCATTGCTAATGAGATGGACACCTTTGACCAATaggaacataagaaatgttactCAAAAGAGGAGGCATTTTGTCCCTCAGTTCTATTTGACCATTAGCAGCTaactgatccaagaatctcagctgtttcttgaaagaagccaaagtacccgcttcaacaacatggctttggagattgttccacactcccacaacccatacattcattttctaactgattcatcccatccaggatctcagggggagccagagcctatcccagcaagccataggcaggatacaccctggacgggatgctAGTCCTATCATCacaggacaaacacacacacatacaatcacaccagggccagttctcccagaagccaattaaactgccagtatgtttttagactctgggaggaaacctAAGCActcggaggaaacccacgtgaatatggggagaacatgcaaactccttacagacagcaccccaggtccaaaaTCAACCACAGGGCTCCAGCTCTGCAAGGCTATGCCATCTACTGTGCTGCCGTGACTCACACAGGTCCTTCTTGCATATTTGATCACTAACCTCTTTCAAGATTAAATTATGTTGGGGACAAATAGCAGTGGTACACAGTCAGTGGTGAAGCAATGACTATCGCTTGTACTTGGCAGAATCACATGCAGTTGGTGTGATTGCAAGGGGGAGACTGCACTTATCCAGATTGTTGATTAGCTGAACAGGGTTGATATGGTTGACATCTCCTCATCACAAGCCCCCCACCCCCAAACCCTGGCGTAGACCACCCAGCACAACAGCCTCCTGTGTGACTCTCTCAGCACAAACAAACATTCGCTCTTAGTCGCTAGGCTGCACTGCAGGTGACAAAGACGCGCCGCCTGTCTCTCTGTTAGCACCCTTGTTAACAGCAGCACACAGGAGCAGCAAGCTTTCTAATGAGGAAAAGCAGACGTAGATGAAACAAGAAACTAGCGCCTCTGTCACAATTGAAAAGGGTGAATTTATTCCAGTTTGACACAACAATATTTCCTATGTTATTATTACCAATTTGTTGTGTCCCCCACTAGTGTGGTATATAATACTTTGTATACTTTCTCACAGTATTTTAGTCTGATAATCTGGCTTCATGTGGGGTTATCATGGAAGAAGCATGGTGGTAAGGCAGTATGTTTTTAGAGTGGCTGTTACTGCTAACAGATAGTGGCAGGGTGGCGGCTATCATGAGTGTGATGTTTGCTGTCAGTCTCAGTGTGACTGGGGTGATTGAGGACTGACCCTGTGTGGGGTGCTCTGCTACTGTGTGGATCACAGCTACCCCTGTGGAGCAGAGTGAGCACTCTGGCACATCTAGCTCCTTGACTGACACTCAGCTGCAGTGTCAGGTTTGAGAAATGGCAATAACTCTTCAAGCATGTTGCTCTGCACACCCAAGGGGAACCAGGGCTGTGCATTGCTCAAACATCAGACTTCCTTTAACTGCCGATGAAACAGCTGAGGAAATATCTCCGGAAAATAAGGTATTCTATCAGGCAGCAGGGAAGCTGGGATTGCTGGGCCTGGAGTAATGTTTTGTTTAGaggttgatacagtatatagtataggAAGAATTCAACTTTTGTAATTAATCATTATTAGTAGAGCAGTTACTACTAGGTTAGGGGCACTATATTCACATTCAGTCTTTAGACTCCATTTTATGTacttaatttgttttgtgtctccaAGAAGtcgtatttttaaataaaaatgacatcCCAGGACATTCTAATCTAGTCTCAAGGAGAAAGCAAATTGTACCATACAGACCTAGAAAAATAAGTGCTTTCTGTCAAAACTAGCTACAGTATAGGATATTACATTATTGGCGGAAGCATTTCAGCCTAAGTAAAAGTTCAGGAAAAAAGGTGTCTGACATGGAAAAATCAAATGGATCTCTCATATCGGTTTACCACAGGATTAAAATGATCATTAAGTTTCCTGAAGCAACAAAACAGAGGTGGTAAACCAGTTGTGGTTTTCCTGCCATTAAAGTCAATTAATGAATTAAATGGAATCTGTGGGACATGAACAAAAAATCCAACTCTACTCAATATTTGAAAtggatatgttttaaaaaaaaataataaagaagcCTGGTGAACAAGATGCTTAAGCATTTAAATCTCCAATGCTTCCTGTGGGCATTTGTATCTTGATGTCTTTTGAATATGGACCTTATCTGTTGAGATTTATTTGCACACATTTAGATTGTGACATTCCAGGGTGAAATAGATTTTTCACTGAAATACagttaaaaaggaaacaaaaatcttACATTCtattcagaaaacatttttgtccTACAGATATGAGTTACAAATAAATATCAGAACATTTAATTCCAGAAACTCCTCTTTACTGTCTTCCCATGTGTTACTGTTCTTAATTTGTGGTTACAgctgccatacagtatgtaccacaGCTCTGTGAGGAattactatatactatattatGCTATACTATTTTACAATACTATATTACTGAATAATATATTACTATAATAGTATAGTATAACTATATTATAATAtactaacaacaacaacaacaaaaaatgtgtttaaaaatgttttgtttttgcagggGTGTGTGAAATATGACAGAGCTTCGTGGAAAAGCACTGGAGCTGAGATGAGCTGTAAAAACCGATTTAACTCATGAATTAAAAAAGCCAAACCGTAAACTTGtccaaagttatttttttttcaaatttgtaaCTCTGACCTCTTTACTTAGTAGAAGATTTTGCCCCAGATCAGCTTCGCAGGGCAACGTGTGCCTTCAGCAGACATATGGTGTGTGAGAGGCCCTCGACTTGCCTTGAGAATCCAACACCTGCAAGCTTGTTTTCACACACAGGCCTGCTCCCAGCCGGTTCTCCACACCTTGGCCTCACAGGCCTTTCCAGCTTGTGCTTTACCAGTTGTCAAAAATAACTCCCTGGTATCCCTTTCACCCTTGAAAACAGGTCCGAAACTGTGAGAACAAGAGGAGGCCGCAGTTTTCCACACAATGAGCTTGGCAGAACTTTCTTACCGTTTTCTTACAAGCATTAGACTTGAATTTTGGTTTAACTGGCTCTTGTCCTGAAAGATCTCAGTCTTTTGGGGTGCCAGACCTGTTGGCATTCAGTgagttttatttataaagcatggTGGATTTGACTGCAGGCGATGGGGTTCGAAGATTACTGGCTTAATTAGAAAATGTCACCTTCACTCCTTTATTGACGTGTGTATTTCAAGGAAAGCTAGAGTGAATCAAAGCAGGAAGGAATGGCATAGAAACTCAGCTCGGAAACATACAGCGCAAATatgcatacatatatatatagaaagtaGACGTAAGTTAATGTATATGTGAAGTTAAAATTAAAGTCAAATACAGATGCGTTTTGGTTTCCAAGCATGAAAATAACACAACATTTTTATAATGAACATGCTGCTTGCTTAGTGtagaattaataaatataaatacactAACAACATTTTCATTATGGAATTTTACAGCACAGACTTTGGCCTGAAGTAGTGGGACTATTTTCTTATCCTGAAAAAAGACAGATTGGAGATCTGCCAGCAGACATGTAATGTACTATATATTATAGTTCGCATTCACAATAATTACAGCAAGTTAAAACGACGTCAATTATAGGGCCCAGAATAACTTGTTTGCCAATATTCAGCGAGGCTGAACCACTGTCcttcctgttttatttaatacattatCTAGGTCAGAATAAAAATCGCCTGTCAGCTGTTGAAAAGCTTCTGTTACTTATTATTAGGTAGCAGGTCCTCTAAGTGAAAATAATACAGTTACATCATGGAGTGGGGTTAcacataattttaatttttcaaaacctGGTGGACtgcagccctccaggaccatgAGTGAATATTGCTAGACTGTGTGGTTATTG from Lepisosteus oculatus isolate fLepOcu1 chromosome 11, fLepOcu1.hap2, whole genome shotgun sequence includes:
- the LOC102689967 gene encoding uncharacterized protein C1orf232: MNPALWKTYKSKVLKTLNPDFEEDAVEQSNEVETDLAATPEDEGASAVSQLARKMQGAGAKGWKSMSALFSREDEHKLLASESQPAADHPLAPKQEEPRPNKRATGFWDSFATKWQQQSAAMKEAESELAGEAVPEDAGSTPEEGGIEEGESNNSTKYTTLGGAEDTGFKWNFVTSKLAELKSKSQAKTN